The window CTATGCTCCCGGAACTGCAAGCGGAGTAGCTCCGAAGGCTCATGTTGCTATGTATAAAGCACTGTGGGATGAAGGTGCTGTTACTTCCGATATAATCGCTGCAATTGATCAAGCAATTACAGACGGAATCGATGTTCTCTCAATTTCATTAGGCTTAGACGGCGTTCCGTTGTACGAAGATCCGATTGCTTTAGCCACATTTTCAGCGGCGGAGAAGAACATATTTGTCTCAACCTCCGCCGGGAACGAAGGGCCTTATCTTGAAACACTCCACAATGGAATTCCTTGGGTACTAACTGTTGCTGCCGGTTCAGTAGATCGCGAATTCAATGCCGTTATCAGACTTGGAAACGGAGTTTCAGTCACCGGCTCATCTCTCTACCCGGGGAATTACACCTCCGATCAATCCCCAATCCTGTTCATGGATACATGTCTCGATTTTAAACAACTGGCCAAGGTTGGTTCAAAGATTGTCGTCTGCCAAGATAACAATGCTTCATTAGATGATCAATTTGATAATCTGAGAAGTGCTAACATTACAGGAGGTATATTCATAACAAATGTCACAGATCTTGAAATGTATATCCAAAGTGTATTTCCAGCAGTTTTTGTGAACCCAAAAGATGGGGAAACAATCAAAGATTTCATCAAAAACAGCAGAACAACCCCAGAAGGAAAAATTGAGTTCAAAATTACAAACATTGGTACCAAATCATCTCCAGTTCTTGCTAGTTATAGCTCAAGAGGACCATCTCCAAGTTGTCCATATGTGATGAAGCCTGACATTATGGCTCCTGGCTCATTAGTCTTAGCAGCTTGGCCTCAAAACATTGAAGTTTTCAGAATTGATTCTCAACAATTATTCAGCAACTTCAATATACTGTCCGGCACATCCATGTCTTGCCCTCACGCCGCCGGAGTCGGAGCACTGTTGAAAAAAGCACACCCGGAATGGAGCCCCGCGGCGATCCGGTCAGCCATCATGACTACTGCTGGTGCATTGGATCATACTTCCAAGCCTATAAAAGATATCGGAAATGATAACAAGGCAGCCACTCCTTTAGATATGGGAGCTGGACATATTAATCCGAATAACGCATTAGATCCTGGCCTAATCTATGATTTGGATTCCGCCGATTACCTTAATCTCCTCTGTGGATTAAACTTCACTCAAAAGCAAATTCAAATTATCACTAAATCATCTTCTAATGATTGTTCATTAGCTTCTTTGGACCTTAATTACCCTTCTTTCATTGCTTTCTTCaatgctaatgactccaacacGGGTATGACTGTCCAGAGGGAATTTCACCGGACGGTGACTAATGTCGGGGAAGGAGCATCGGTTTACACGGCGAATTTGAGTCCTATGAATGGGTTAAAGGTGAGTGTTGTGCCGGAAAAGTTGGAATTCAAAAGTAAGAATCAGAAGGTGAATTACAAACTTGTTATAGAAGGTCCAAGGAAGCTTGAGGAAACTATAGTTTTTGGGTATATTAGTTGGGTTGATGATGAAGGTAAACACACTGTTAGGAGTCCGATTGTGGCTACGAGTATCAGCTCAGACGCAGTTTCGTCTAATTAGATGGATAATTAACTTTGTTAATTATTTACTAATTACTTTCACAAGAATTTGTATATCCAattgttgaataaaattataaataatgtaCATAATCAACTGCATTCTTTATTTAAATCTTTGTTTAACGTAAGTCGTAAATGATATAATTTAAGAGTCTGATATTTGCAATTCCGTCCAATTTCATACATCATTAATAAAGTTCTTTACGTATTCATGAATTTTATTATCGCCACGGCTTATCTCCATTATATTATCATTCAGCATAACTGATTAAAAACATATATATCTAGTGTTTTGCaacttttggaaaaaaaaaataaagttttgaatatTTCATTgagcttaaaaaaaattctttctgAATCAATCGGTATATAACTATGTTTTTTAACAATATTTGACAAATTGGTCCAATGGTAAACATTTGGTTCTTAATTATGTCATTTGTAAGATTAagagtaaaacatttttttttaccaaaaagtTTAGAGAAAGGAAGAGAGCCAAGAAAAACTCCAGGACCACACAGAGACTTACGAGAGGATTTAAAGATCACTCCACTTGTATACACGCCAACAACAATAGTTGAAATCGAATCCGAATAAAGTGTTATAAGAATCGTTTTCTTACCGTTAAACTCACTGATGCGGATAGCTTCAACATGGACTCCAAGGAATGATGCAAATCGCCAAAGGCAACAAAATCACATGCAGTGTGCATCATGCCACACGCTATGTGAGGTCAAACCAACATGACTGACATCTCCTggattactgttttgccactgtTTTATTTACAGTTTTGCCATTaggtttattttcctttttaccATTTGTACTACATATCACCATTCTACCCCTATTTTCTCTTATTGGTTTGTAACCCTAGTGGAGGTATTTGAGTATCTTTACTTATCTTAAGGAGGTGTATATAAGTTtctttatttgtaattaattacaacttttatcaaattaatCAATTTTAGCTTTCATTGGAGCTCTATTTTCTTGTTCATTTGGGATTCACACCTTCAAACATAGGTTTGAGgtgaatatttttatagatttacGATCAAAACCTTCAAATCTGATTTTGATCTATATCATATATtagataaaattactcttaacacaaatattagagatattttttttatcttattccATAAATTTATCTAGAACTACTGATCCAGACAAAATTGGTGGATATTCGGATAAGGTATTGTGAGGCTGGACTGAGTACAGGGAATATGGTTGCTTGCTTAATCACAAACATTAAGTTAAATAATTGTATATAAATTATAAGGAAAGGTAATAAGACAATATGTAGTTATAGGACAAATCAGAAATCATATGTGTTTTAGACAAAATAGGGGTGGCCATTGCATGTGCATCGATCAATCAATGCTGGTGGCTGGGCTACTAATAAGATTAATTAGTTGCTCATACTTTATATTAACACAACTAACTATTGGTTGGAATAATCAATACcaattatttatttaacttttgCTAAAACAAACCATGCACGCTATCATTTATGCttcaatatcaaaataaaatattcaacAACCAATATCTTAATTAATATACTAATATTATATGCCCTTTTCATCAATTAAAAAAGTTTAGATTacataattgattaattaatttcatgtaGATCATATTGTCATTTAATTAGCAAcatgttaattaaattatttagtaTATTAGAAAATCatgattaaattatttttagtatatattttaaaaaaattataactgtTTAAAcccatttttaattatttttattattgtacttaatgtataatttaattaaatttttattatatggATAGACTAATTATAAAATATCgttggcggagatgcgtattttatgatggatgtgtggtcatacgagaaaggatcgagtgagtaatgaaataattaggacaaaagtaggggttacatctattgagaataaaatgaaggAAACCGATTAAAGTGGTTTGGTCATGTAAGACGAACAACGCTTGATGCGTCGGTTAGAAAGATTAGTGCCAAAGGGATGCAATAATGAGGAGGGGTAGGGGAaggcctaagcaaacttggaagagggtgattgaAAGTGATATGAGTtcattggggattgaggaaaatatggtagcataggacggagtggagggagagaatttatgtctctgacacgacttgatttcacggtttcgtATGACGGTTACCAAGACTTGGAAGCTATAAAAACCAAGTTATTCATTTTCAAACACCCAAAAAATCCACCAAAAATCAAGCCTAAACTCTACGTAAGTTTATTTCTAAtcataaatttatacaattttctttatttcaacACATTTCCTTATAATTTCTAGTTTATTCAAACAATCAAATTCAAGTTCTTGCACTTTTTATTCCCGGTCTTCTTATAATTTTGTGACCTTCTTATAATTTTGTGACCTTCTTGCAATTTATTATTTGTTCTTTGGCTAAGCTCTTGATAATTTGGATCTTAAGAAATTATTCAGTCTCTTTTATTTAGTCTCTTTTATTCCTAACAATCGTTTAATAGTTAAATACAACGCATTCTGAAATTCGCAGGTACTATAAACCACTGGCAAGCTCTTAATTTCGTTTTCACCACAAAAACACAACAATAACCTTAAACCTTTTCTTGCGATTTTGTTGTTTTCATACAAAAAATGTGATTGAATAGCTAGTCCCTATAGAGTAAGAAAATTTCCACTAATagtaaacaaaaattaaaaaataataataacaataaaaaaatccacGGATTGGAATTTTAGTTAACCGCTAAAATTCATactatgaaataaataaataaattaaattcgcCGTGTTTCATGCGGATTAACACGTGACTTACAGTCTTACGTCCACTGGAAAGAGACCTAACATAAATTCAAGTGAAGCtatctaattaattatacaTGCTTCTACATTTCTTCACCTTTCTTAATTACTTTTCCAATTTTTAGCCTCTAATTTTGCTCGTAGCTCATCATATAACTGGCTCTGGGCTCTTACGTGTTTATAACCTCTGTTTATATGCCATGTTTTTCAAATAGAATTAACGCGGATAACTGGTTACGTTAGTtgttaattgattatattaataataacttaCTTTTTCTTTTAGATGATTTGATTAATTGGATTGATTATCTATttgtataaatttgtttaataaaacttaatttattattaataattgtttatgtaaaatgataaataaaaatattaaatttttattgactgttaagttttttattttttctgatGTTGAATTGAATACAATTCTAACTCAATAAAACAAACTACAGATAAAAGTATAAAAACAGTTTGATAATCAATTTATCTTATAGTCCATATAAAATGGTTTTTTCAAGTAAAATTCGTTATTAGTTTGTTTGCAAAAtaatttttactaaaataaTATTCAAAACAGAAACATGATGGCCGTCTTTAGTATTTTGGAGGCCCTAGGCAATAaatattgttggtccctagtaattagttccaaggggggatagaaactaatgtaactttttcgcttttaattatgctgacttaatgttattttaagagtttgttaactcagcgtgttggtcagcacggccgattgattagtcagacagttttagtactatgctgactaagactgcttgacttgagagttgggaattgacgcttgggaggtcagcttccaactcagcactcagatttactcagtttcagttttaacaatttataagctgagtaaatatcacaagcaacacatgtacatatatatatatatatattgagagaaagagtttagaagttactcagcacgacttatcctggttcgacctctctgcctacgtccagtccccagttcctcttgggattttcaatccaatactgagctctttcaaggtagagcacaaactctttacaaggcagtgagtatgcaagaggaactggggactggacgtaggcagagaggaactggggactggacgtaggcagagaggccgaagcaggataagtcgtgctgagtaacttctaaactctttctctcaatatatatatatgtgtgtgtgtgtgtgtgtgtgtgtgtgtgtgtgtgtgtgcatgtgttgcttgtgatatttactcagcatataaattgttaaaactgaaactgagtaaatctgagtactgagttgga of the Euphorbia lathyris chromosome 7, ddEupLath1.1, whole genome shotgun sequence genome contains:
- the LOC136201008 gene encoding subtilisin-like protease SBT3, producing the protein MAKHYIVIFFLFFIPLILAQTDNYIVHMDLSAMPTAFSSHHTWYSATLSTAFSAAKVSTEAVHNSKLLYTYTHAINGFSAHLSPSELEALKKSPGYISSYKDLPVKLDTTRSPKFLGLTSNSGAWGASNYGEDVIIGLIDTGIWPESESYSDNGISEIPKRWKGECENGHQFNSSVCNKKLIGARYFNRGLIAKRPNMTISMNSTRDTDGHGTHTSSTAAGNFVETASFFGYAPGTASGVAPKAHVAMYKALWDEGAVTSDIIAAIDQAITDGIDVLSISLGLDGVPLYEDPIALATFSAAEKNIFVSTSAGNEGPYLETLHNGIPWVLTVAAGSVDREFNAVIRLGNGVSVTGSSLYPGNYTSDQSPILFMDTCLDFKQLAKVGSKIVVCQDNNASLDDQFDNLRSANITGGIFITNVTDLEMYIQSVFPAVFVNPKDGETIKDFIKNSRTTPEGKIEFKITNIGTKSSPVLASYSSRGPSPSCPYVMKPDIMAPGSLVLAAWPQNIEVFRIDSQQLFSNFNILSGTSMSCPHAAGVGALLKKAHPEWSPAAIRSAIMTTAGALDHTSKPIKDIGNDNKAATPLDMGAGHINPNNALDPGLIYDLDSADYLNLLCGLNFTQKQIQIITKSSSNDCSLASLDLNYPSFIAFFNANDSNTGMTVQREFHRTVTNVGEGASVYTANLSPMNGLKVSVVPEKLEFKSKNQKVNYKLVIEGPRKLEETIVFGYISWVDDEGKHTVRSPIVATSISSDAVSSN